From Coffea arabica cultivar ET-39 chromosome 2e, Coffea Arabica ET-39 HiFi, whole genome shotgun sequence, the proteins below share one genomic window:
- the LOC113729060 gene encoding protein FAR1-RELATED SEQUENCE 5-like: MDCSKLAENETPELGMEFNSEEDAYKFYNKYAFKMGFSVRKDYLNKDKDGMTTSKRYSCCKEGVKHKYEGDVMPKRTRAPTKTGCGAKMVIVLFRGTMKYRVHDLVLEHNHELHIAQCAHMMLSQRKVSVAQGFQAEISKDAGLSLKQSHELMGKEAGGMGNVGYTRDDLKRYLRTRRERSLKYGEAGSMLNYFQEQTLENPSFFHAVQLDCEEQITNIFWADAGMLIDYNFFGNVVTFDTTYKTNKKYRPLGVFVGFNQHRQIVIFGAALMYDETIDSFKWVFGTFLEAMCGKHPSTILTDQDHAMATALSIVTPETFHGLCTFHIRRNFMKHLGNHYKENSDLPYMFSACMYKFEEVEQFNRVWEAMVKKHNLENNEWLSGLYRIRDKWARCMMKERWTAGMRSTQFSESLNAVIKNHLKLDHDLVQFFRHFNRVVDEKRHNELIAEYEMRQKFHMVGLRQTHMLVHASKTYSPTVFVAFQNEYGESTAMVILRQQDAAMFVEFAVMRYDGGPERTVVFNQNDLSVCCSCKKYENESILCGHALKVFDTVGIKIIPPEYIKRR; the protein is encoded by the coding sequence ATGGATTGCAGCAAATTGGCAGAAAATGAGACCCCTGAGTTAGGAATGGAGTTCAACAGTGAAGAGGATGCGTACAAGTTTTACAACAAGTATGCCTTTAAAATGGGTTTTAGTGTACGTAAAGACTATCTGAATAAAGACAAAGACGGCATGACCACGTCTAAGAGATATAGTTGCTGCAAGGAAGGTGTGAAACACAAGTACGAAGGTGATGTGATGCCAAAGAGGACACGAGCGCCGACGAAAACAGGGTGTGGAGCTAAGATGGTTATCGTGTTGTTTAGAGGGACAATGAAGTACCGTGTGCATGACCTTGTCTTAGAGCATAATCATGAGTTGCACATTGCTCAATGTGCTCACATGATGCTATCACAAAGAAAAGTGAGTGTGGCTCAAGGATTCCAAGCTGAAATAAGCAAGGATGCTGGGCTTTCATTGAAACAGAGCCATGAGCTTATGGGAAAGGAAGCAGGTGGGATGGGTAATGTGGGATATACTCGGGATGATCTTAAACGATATCTTCGAACGAGACGGGAAAGGAGCTTGAAATATGGAGAAGCAGGTAGCATGCTGAATTATTTTCAAGAGCAAACACTCGAGAATCCATCCTTTTTTCATGCCGTACAGCTGGACTGTGAAGAACAAATAACAAATATCTTTTGGGCTGATGCAGGAATGTTAATTGACTACAACTTTTTTGGAAACGTAGTCACATTCGAcacaacctacaaaacaaataaaaaataccGGCCACTTGGAGTATTTGTGGGTTTTAACCAGCATAGGCAAATTGTGATATTTGGTGCTGCCCTTATGTATGATGAGACGATAGATTCTTTCAAATGGGTGTTTGGTACATTTCTAGAAGCAATGTGCGGAAAACATCCAAGTACCATACTAACCGACCAAGATCACGCCATGGCAACCGCTCTTTCAATTGTCACGCCTGAAACATTTCACGGTCTATGTACGTTTCACATAAGGCGTAATTTTATGAAACATCTTGGCAATCACTACAAGGAAAATAGTGATCTTCCATACATGTTTAGTGCCTGCATGTATAAGTTTGAAGAAGTGGAACAATTCAATAGGGTGTGGGAGGCGATGGTGAAGAAACACAatcttgaaaataatgaatggCTCTCCGGGTTGTATAGAATTCGTGATAAATGGGCAAGGTGCATGATGAAAGAAAGATGGACCGCGGGAATGCGAAGCACCCAATTTAGCGAAAGCCTAAATGCAGTaattaaaaatcatttgaaactgGATCATGACCTTGTGCAGTTCTTTAGACATTTCAATCGGGTGGTTGATGAAAAGAGACATAATGAACTAATCGCAGAATATGAAATGAGGCAAAAGTTCCACATGGTAGGGTTAAGGCAAACACATATGCTTGTGCATGCATCAAAGACGTATTCACCAACCGTATTTGTTGCATTCCAAAATGAATATGGCGAGTCAACAGCTATGGTTATATTGAGACAACAAGATGCAGCGATGTTTGTGGAGTTTGCGGTCATGAGGTATGATGGTGGACCTGAAAGAACAGTAGTATTCAATCAGAATGATCTAAGTGTATGTTGCAGTTGCAAAAAATACGAGAATGAAAGCATTTTATGTGGGCACGCGTTGAAAGTGTTTGATACCGTGGGCATAAAAATAATTCCTCCTGAATACATTAAGAGGCGATAG
- the LOC113729059 gene encoding uncharacterized protein yields MAGSETTKTPTNTISTKKAQPTTSTTRRFVGVRQRPSGRWVAEIKDSSQRIRLWLGTYDTPEEAARAYDEAARALRGENARTNFAAANPPNLSQSGSSPSTGAVNIPESDARHGMSFSSLKAKLSKNLQSIMARTSETKSSKSRVSDHFTFASIFHFRGQYQRPVDIKNIEKVVQPSVIVPHASDKPFSWESSSVSDCSNEWIGLRQHGFDSDGSDVSEAYLGDQMMGWMSSPEVSEGSRSKRFKVSSSVVIPSTFAESPLSGTPRFCESPYSGTPRFCDSPFSNSTPSFCDFPYNEEN; encoded by the coding sequence ATGGCAGGATCTGAAACCACGAAAACCCCCACTAACACCATCAGCACAAAGAAGGCACAGCCAACCACATCAACAACACGGAGATTTGTAGGTGTAAGACAAAGACCATCAGGAAGATGGGTAGCTGAGATCAAAGACTCGTCTCAGCGAATAAGACTGTGGCTCGGAACTTATGATACACCTGAAGAAGCTGCTCGAGCTTATGACGAGGCAGCTAGAGCTCTACGAGGAGAAAATGCGCGAACCAACTTTGCTGCCGCAAACCCCCCAAACTTGAGCCAATCCGGTTCATCACCTTCTACTGGTGCAGTAAACATTCCTGAATCTGATGCACGGCATGGGATGAGTTTCTCTTCCTTGAAAGCAAAGTTAAGCAAAAATCTACAAAGCATCATGGCTAGGACTTCGGAGACTAAGTCATCCAAGAGCAGAGTAAGTGACCACTTCACCTTTGCTAGTATCTTTCACTTCAGGGGTCAATACCAAAGGCCTGTTGACATAAAGAATATTGAAAAGGTAGTGCAACCAAGTGTAATTGTTCCCCATGCTTCTGATAAGCCATTTTCCTGGGAGAGCTCAAGCGTATCTGATTGTAGCAATGAATGGATTGGTCTCAGGCAGCATGGTTTCGACTCAGACGGATCAGATGTCAGTGAGGCTTATCTTGGGGATCAAATGATGGGTTGGATGAGCAGTCCAGAAGTGAGTGAAGGGTCAAGGAGTAAAAGGTTCAAGGTTTCATCTTCTGTGGTGATTCCTTCAACTTTTGCTGAATCTCCATTAAGTGGCACCCCAAGATTTTGTGAATCACCGTACAGTGGTACTCCCAGATTTTGTGATTCTCCATTTAGTAATAGTACACcaagtttttgtgattttccaTACAATGAGGAGAATTAG